A single window of Salvia splendens isolate huo1 chromosome 6, SspV2, whole genome shotgun sequence DNA harbors:
- the LOC121809760 gene encoding NADP-dependent malic enzyme-like isoform X1 → MLPFKRAKFLRQAFGGLGLYERGERKLRRMMEMNGEKGVVDFEENYGVEDQAITPWTVSVASGYSLMRDPRHNKGVAFTEKERNAHYLTGLLPPAVFSQELQEKRLMKILREYEVPLQRYMAMMDLQERNEKLFYKLLIDNVEELLPVVYTPTVGEACQKYGSIFRRPQGLYISLKEKGRILEVLKNWPEKSIQVIVVTDGERILGLGDLGCQGMGIPVGKLSLYTALGGVRPSACLPITIDVGTNNQKLLDDEFYIGLKQKRATGQEYYELLEEFMCAVKQNYGEKVLIQFEDFANHNAFELLAKYRTSHLVFNDDIQGTASVVLAGLVAALKLVGGTLADHRFLFLGAGEAGTGIAELIALEISKKTNTPLEEARKKIWLVDSKGLIVSSRRESLQHFKKPWAHEHEPVKELLAAVKAIKPTVLIGTSSVGKAFTKEVVEAMASMNEKPLILALSNPTSQSECTAEEAYKWSEGRAIFASGSPFDSVEYNGKLFVPGQANNAYIFPGFGLGLIMSGTIRIHDDLLLAASEALAAQVTEENYAKGLIYPPFTNIRKISAHIAATVAAKAYELGLASRLPRPADLVKFAESCMYTPVYGSYR, encoded by the exons ATGCTGCCGTTCAAACGGGCCAAATTCTTG AGACAAGCATTTGGAGGGTTGGGATTGTACgaaagaggagagagaaagttaaGGAGAATGATGGAAATGAATGGTGAAAAAGGTGTTGTTGATTTTGAGGAAAATTATGGTGTTGAGGATCAGGCCATCACACCATGGACTGTTTCTGTTGCTAG TGGGTATAGTTTAATGCGTGATCCACGCCACAACAAAGGGGTCGCCTTCACTGAAAAGGAAAGAAACGCGCATTACCTAACAGGGCTGCTGCCTCCGGCAGTTTTCTCTCAGGAGCTCCAG GAAAAACGGTTGATGAAAATTCTGCGAGAATATGAAGTGCCACTGCAGAGATACATGGCCATGATGGATCTCCAG GAGAGAAATGAAAAGCTGTTCTACAAGCTTCTCATAGACAATGTCGAAGAACTTCTACCCGTGGTCTACACTCCTACAGTTGGTGAGGCCTGCCAGAAGTATGGTAGCATCTTCCGTCGTCCACAGGGTCTCTACATCAGCTTGAAAGAGAA GGGAAGGATTCTTGAAGTGTTGAAAAACTGGCCCGAGAAATCTATCCAAGTTATCGTGGTAACGGATGGTGAGCGCATTTTAGGGCTTGGAGATCTTGGTTGCCAG GGGATGGGGATTCCTGTTGGGAAACTTTCTCTGTACACGGCCCTTGGTGGAGTTCGTCCCTCAGCT TGCTTGCCCATTACCATTGATGTCGGCACAAACAACCAGAAGCTGTTAGACGATGAATTCTACATTGGTCTGAAGCAGAAAAGAGCAACTGGACAG GAATACTATGAACTTCTAGAAGAGTTCATGTGCGCGGTTAAACAGAACTACGGGGAGAAGGTCTTGATACAG TTTGAAGATTTTGCAAACCACAATGCCTTTGAACTACTTGCCAAATACCGAACTAGTCATCTCGTATTCAATGACGATATCCAG GGTACAGCCTCTGTGGTTCTTGCCGGGCTCGTTGCAGCCTTGAAACTAGTTGGTGGAACTCTAGCAGATCACAGGTTCTTATTCTTGGGTGCTGGTGAG GCTGGGACTGGTATAGCTGAACTTATAGCTCTCGAGATATCCAAAAAG ACCAATACTCCACTGGAAGAGGCCAGGAAGAAAATTTGGCTGGTGGATTCCAAG GGGCTGATTGTCAGTTCTCGAAGAGAGTCTCTGCAGCATTTCAAGAAGCCTTGGGCACACGAGCACGAACCAGTGAAGGAACTATTGGCTGCTGTTAAG GCAATCAAGCCGACTGTCTTGATAGGGACTTCGAGTGTTGGAAAAGCTTTCACTAAGGAAGTAGTTGAGGCCATGGCATCCATGAACGAG AAACCTCTCATACTTGCCCTGTCAAATCCGACCTCTCAATCAGAATGCACTGCTGAAGAAGCTTACAAATGGAGTGAG GGGCGCGCCATATTTGCTAGTGGAAGCCCGTTCGATTCTGTAGAGTACAATGGGAAACTTTTCGTCCCTGGCCAGGCGAACAACGCTTACATATTCCCTGGGTTTGGTTTAGGTTTGATCATGTCCGGGACGATAAGGATACACGATGACTTGCTATTAGCAGCCT CTGAAGCTTTGGCAGCTCAAGTGACGGAGGAGAACTACGCAAAAGGACTGATATACCCCCCGTTCACGAATATTAGGAAGATCTCAGCTCATATTGCAGCTACTGTAGCTGCCAAGGCATACGAACTTG GTTTGGCTTCTCGTCTTCCCCGACCCGCAGATCTTGTCAAGTTTGCAGAGAGCTGTATGTACACCCCAGTCTACGGAAGCTATCGCTAA
- the LOC121809760 gene encoding NADP-dependent malic enzyme-like isoform X2, with protein MMEMNGEKGVVDFEENYGVEDQAITPWTVSVASGYSLMRDPRHNKGVAFTEKERNAHYLTGLLPPAVFSQELQEKRLMKILREYEVPLQRYMAMMDLQERNEKLFYKLLIDNVEELLPVVYTPTVGEACQKYGSIFRRPQGLYISLKEKGRILEVLKNWPEKSIQVIVVTDGERILGLGDLGCQGMGIPVGKLSLYTALGGVRPSACLPITIDVGTNNQKLLDDEFYIGLKQKRATGQEYYELLEEFMCAVKQNYGEKVLIQFEDFANHNAFELLAKYRTSHLVFNDDIQGTASVVLAGLVAALKLVGGTLADHRFLFLGAGEAGTGIAELIALEISKKTNTPLEEARKKIWLVDSKGLIVSSRRESLQHFKKPWAHEHEPVKELLAAVKAIKPTVLIGTSSVGKAFTKEVVEAMASMNEKPLILALSNPTSQSECTAEEAYKWSEGRAIFASGSPFDSVEYNGKLFVPGQANNAYIFPGFGLGLIMSGTIRIHDDLLLAASEALAAQVTEENYAKGLIYPPFTNIRKISAHIAATVAAKAYELGLASRLPRPADLVKFAESCMYTPVYGSYR; from the exons ATGATGGAAATGAATGGTGAAAAAGGTGTTGTTGATTTTGAGGAAAATTATGGTGTTGAGGATCAGGCCATCACACCATGGACTGTTTCTGTTGCTAG TGGGTATAGTTTAATGCGTGATCCACGCCACAACAAAGGGGTCGCCTTCACTGAAAAGGAAAGAAACGCGCATTACCTAACAGGGCTGCTGCCTCCGGCAGTTTTCTCTCAGGAGCTCCAG GAAAAACGGTTGATGAAAATTCTGCGAGAATATGAAGTGCCACTGCAGAGATACATGGCCATGATGGATCTCCAG GAGAGAAATGAAAAGCTGTTCTACAAGCTTCTCATAGACAATGTCGAAGAACTTCTACCCGTGGTCTACACTCCTACAGTTGGTGAGGCCTGCCAGAAGTATGGTAGCATCTTCCGTCGTCCACAGGGTCTCTACATCAGCTTGAAAGAGAA GGGAAGGATTCTTGAAGTGTTGAAAAACTGGCCCGAGAAATCTATCCAAGTTATCGTGGTAACGGATGGTGAGCGCATTTTAGGGCTTGGAGATCTTGGTTGCCAG GGGATGGGGATTCCTGTTGGGAAACTTTCTCTGTACACGGCCCTTGGTGGAGTTCGTCCCTCAGCT TGCTTGCCCATTACCATTGATGTCGGCACAAACAACCAGAAGCTGTTAGACGATGAATTCTACATTGGTCTGAAGCAGAAAAGAGCAACTGGACAG GAATACTATGAACTTCTAGAAGAGTTCATGTGCGCGGTTAAACAGAACTACGGGGAGAAGGTCTTGATACAG TTTGAAGATTTTGCAAACCACAATGCCTTTGAACTACTTGCCAAATACCGAACTAGTCATCTCGTATTCAATGACGATATCCAG GGTACAGCCTCTGTGGTTCTTGCCGGGCTCGTTGCAGCCTTGAAACTAGTTGGTGGAACTCTAGCAGATCACAGGTTCTTATTCTTGGGTGCTGGTGAG GCTGGGACTGGTATAGCTGAACTTATAGCTCTCGAGATATCCAAAAAG ACCAATACTCCACTGGAAGAGGCCAGGAAGAAAATTTGGCTGGTGGATTCCAAG GGGCTGATTGTCAGTTCTCGAAGAGAGTCTCTGCAGCATTTCAAGAAGCCTTGGGCACACGAGCACGAACCAGTGAAGGAACTATTGGCTGCTGTTAAG GCAATCAAGCCGACTGTCTTGATAGGGACTTCGAGTGTTGGAAAAGCTTTCACTAAGGAAGTAGTTGAGGCCATGGCATCCATGAACGAG AAACCTCTCATACTTGCCCTGTCAAATCCGACCTCTCAATCAGAATGCACTGCTGAAGAAGCTTACAAATGGAGTGAG GGGCGCGCCATATTTGCTAGTGGAAGCCCGTTCGATTCTGTAGAGTACAATGGGAAACTTTTCGTCCCTGGCCAGGCGAACAACGCTTACATATTCCCTGGGTTTGGTTTAGGTTTGATCATGTCCGGGACGATAAGGATACACGATGACTTGCTATTAGCAGCCT CTGAAGCTTTGGCAGCTCAAGTGACGGAGGAGAACTACGCAAAAGGACTGATATACCCCCCGTTCACGAATATTAGGAAGATCTCAGCTCATATTGCAGCTACTGTAGCTGCCAAGGCATACGAACTTG GTTTGGCTTCTCGTCTTCCCCGACCCGCAGATCTTGTCAAGTTTGCAGAGAGCTGTATGTACACCCCAGTCTACGGAAGCTATCGCTAA
- the LOC121808005 gene encoding uncharacterized protein LOC121808005 isoform X1, translating into MVIEPYTKTVFLFDPLSHRIHDNAWKDAVDDALSMFSSSKGENDTKSPTWVVVKAPRQPDSKQCGFYIMQYMREIIRTCRYPGSISLQTMIRQYRRLEDGSVNIVARGQQRFRLKHRWIDVEGSLCGEVHIIQEDVPLRTPREVVGKLAPLRNSQANSMSSTRHSCEEGNDSDVMSDGSYESELSATERRPHQYALVSSHSSEVYDESISSDDERSGEFYECQSERSPLDNYTRPVPLGLDKQKAGDSPGVGKMLFSYKQPSNRVGWGKHSIARFHDVPRAFWPSWVYRMYDSYVLARKAADRWKEVVKSPNLDSLVIKPDLLSFHIASKIPISDTARQELLEIDGTTYRLRKEIELLESFDKICCKTCQTLIAKRSNMVVMSSDGPLGAYANPGGYVHEVITLTRTDGIAVTGPPAKEYSWFPGYAWSVAECIMCGTQMGWYFSATKKKMRPQAFWGLRSSQVVDETL; encoded by the exons ATGGTCATCGAACCCTACACCAAGactgtttttttgtttgatcCTCTTAGCCATCGCATTCATGATAATGCTTGGAAAGATGCTGTGGATGA CGCCTTGTCGATGTTTAGTTCATCCAAAGGAGAGAATGACACAAAATCTCCAACTTGGGTGGTTgtaaaa GCTCCTCGTCAACCGGATTCGAAGCAATGTGGATTCTACATAATGCAGTATATGAGAGAAATCATCAGAACTTGTAGATATCCTGGTTCAATTTCTCTACAAACAATG ATTCGGCAATATAGGAGGCTGGAAGATGGCTCTGTAAATATTGTTGCCCGTGGACAGCAGCGCTTTCGCCTGAAGCATCGTTGGATTGATGTAGAAGGATCG CTTTGTGGAGAGGTTCATATCATTCAGGAAGATGTGCCATTAAGAACACCACGGGAAGTTGTTGGTAAACTGGCTCCGTTAAGAAATTCTCAGGCAAATAGTATGTCATCTACTCGTCACAGCTGTGAGGAAGGAAATGATTCTGATGTGATGTCAGATGGAAGTTATGAAAGTGAACTTTCAGCAACAGAAAGAAGGCCACATCAATATGCTCTTGTATCTTCTCATAGTTCTGAGGTATATGATGAATCCATAAGTAGCGACGATGAAAGATCTGGGGAATTTTATGAATGCCAATCAGAAAGATCTCCGTTGGACAACTATACAAGACCAGTACCGTTAGGACTCGACAAACAGAAGGCTGGTGACAGTCCTGGAGTTGGGAAGATGTTGTTTTCATACAAGCAACCTTCTAACAGGGTAGGATGGGGAAAGCACTCCATAGCCCGATTTCATGATGTTCCAAGAGCCTTCTGGCCCAGTTGGGTCTATCGCATGTATGACTCCTATGTACTTGCGAGGAAGGCAGCAG ATCGCTGGAAAGAGGTTGTTAAATCCCCAAATTTGGACAGCCTTGTGATTAAACCAGATCTTCTTTCATTCCATATTGCTAGTAAAATTCCAATATCTGATACAGCAAGGCAAGAACTCCTGGAGATTGATGGAACAACTTATAGACTGCGGAAAGAGATTGAGTTGCTCGAAAGTTTTGATAAAATTTGTTGTAAAACTTGTCAg ACTCTCATTGCAAAGAGAAGTAACATGGTAGTGATGTCTAGTGATGGTCCACTTGGTGCTTATGCCAATCCGGGTGGTTACGTGCATGAGGTGATTACTCTCACCAGGACGGATGGAATAGCAGTCACAGGGCCTCCAGCAAAAGAATATAGCTGGTTTCCAGG TTACGCATGGTCAGTTGCTGAATGCATAATGTGTGGAACCCAAATGGGTTGGTACTTCTCCGCTACAAAGAAGAAAATGAGGCCTCAGGCATTCTGGGGGCTAAGGAGTTCACAAGTGGTGGACGAGACGCTCTAG
- the LOC121808005 gene encoding uncharacterized protein LOC121808005 isoform X2, translating into MIMLGKMLWMNPCSALSMFSSSKGENDTKSPTWVVVKAPRQPDSKQCGFYIMQYMREIIRTCRYPGSISLQTMIRQYRRLEDGSVNIVARGQQRFRLKHRWIDVEGSLCGEVHIIQEDVPLRTPREVVGKLAPLRNSQANSMSSTRHSCEEGNDSDVMSDGSYESELSATERRPHQYALVSSHSSEVYDESISSDDERSGEFYECQSERSPLDNYTRPVPLGLDKQKAGDSPGVGKMLFSYKQPSNRVGWGKHSIARFHDVPRAFWPSWVYRMYDSYVLARKAADRWKEVVKSPNLDSLVIKPDLLSFHIASKIPISDTARQELLEIDGTTYRLRKEIELLESFDKICCKTCQTLIAKRSNMVVMSSDGPLGAYANPGGYVHEVITLTRTDGIAVTGPPAKEYSWFPGYAWSVAECIMCGTQMGWYFSATKKKMRPQAFWGLRSSQVVDETL; encoded by the exons ATGATAATGCTTGGAAAGATGCTGTGGATGA ATCCATGCAGCGCCTTGTCGATGTTTAGTTCATCCAAAGGAGAGAATGACACAAAATCTCCAACTTGGGTGGTTgtaaaa GCTCCTCGTCAACCGGATTCGAAGCAATGTGGATTCTACATAATGCAGTATATGAGAGAAATCATCAGAACTTGTAGATATCCTGGTTCAATTTCTCTACAAACAATG ATTCGGCAATATAGGAGGCTGGAAGATGGCTCTGTAAATATTGTTGCCCGTGGACAGCAGCGCTTTCGCCTGAAGCATCGTTGGATTGATGTAGAAGGATCG CTTTGTGGAGAGGTTCATATCATTCAGGAAGATGTGCCATTAAGAACACCACGGGAAGTTGTTGGTAAACTGGCTCCGTTAAGAAATTCTCAGGCAAATAGTATGTCATCTACTCGTCACAGCTGTGAGGAAGGAAATGATTCTGATGTGATGTCAGATGGAAGTTATGAAAGTGAACTTTCAGCAACAGAAAGAAGGCCACATCAATATGCTCTTGTATCTTCTCATAGTTCTGAGGTATATGATGAATCCATAAGTAGCGACGATGAAAGATCTGGGGAATTTTATGAATGCCAATCAGAAAGATCTCCGTTGGACAACTATACAAGACCAGTACCGTTAGGACTCGACAAACAGAAGGCTGGTGACAGTCCTGGAGTTGGGAAGATGTTGTTTTCATACAAGCAACCTTCTAACAGGGTAGGATGGGGAAAGCACTCCATAGCCCGATTTCATGATGTTCCAAGAGCCTTCTGGCCCAGTTGGGTCTATCGCATGTATGACTCCTATGTACTTGCGAGGAAGGCAGCAG ATCGCTGGAAAGAGGTTGTTAAATCCCCAAATTTGGACAGCCTTGTGATTAAACCAGATCTTCTTTCATTCCATATTGCTAGTAAAATTCCAATATCTGATACAGCAAGGCAAGAACTCCTGGAGATTGATGGAACAACTTATAGACTGCGGAAAGAGATTGAGTTGCTCGAAAGTTTTGATAAAATTTGTTGTAAAACTTGTCAg ACTCTCATTGCAAAGAGAAGTAACATGGTAGTGATGTCTAGTGATGGTCCACTTGGTGCTTATGCCAATCCGGGTGGTTACGTGCATGAGGTGATTACTCTCACCAGGACGGATGGAATAGCAGTCACAGGGCCTCCAGCAAAAGAATATAGCTGGTTTCCAGG TTACGCATGGTCAGTTGCTGAATGCATAATGTGTGGAACCCAAATGGGTTGGTACTTCTCCGCTACAAAGAAGAAAATGAGGCCTCAGGCATTCTGGGGGCTAAGGAGTTCACAAGTGGTGGACGAGACGCTCTAG
- the LOC121807054 gene encoding uncharacterized protein LOC121807054 isoform X1, with translation MPEKLLVCTSLALAMKPRSTEAPRRSRHVQGEGPNWILIAGSALLSTLSVRLGYKLKQVLDAKQLDNSSPSLEVNGKSTNGKKSGSCPMHSNAVCFPQDVCYNHYSETGSRNVMEIKPHANGQMMSEPEMALPLVTVPTSDFNKENGVMWSSSPDRLELPQKPLHQSNSSDSPCVSESGSDIFSKREVIQKLRQQLKRRDDMILEMQDQIAEVQSSLAAQVSHSSHLQSLLDAANRDLFESEREVQRLRKAIADHCVGHVNSGEKLPTVPIWPAEAMNGHVNGCLEVKNNMESPEKGRDGERIDMLRRQVSELKELNEGKDYLLQSYKEHNSELAIKIKELQNRLDSQLPNIL, from the exons ATGCCAGAGAAGCTTTTGGTCTGCACTTCTTTAGCTTTAGCAATGAAGCCAAGATCCACTGAGGCACCTCGGAGGTCAAGACATGTTCAGGGGGAGGGACCAAATTGGATCCTTATTGCAGGGAGTGCACTGCTTAGTACATTGTCAGTTCGCCTCGGATATAAGCTAAAGCAGGTCCTTGATGCTAAACAACTGGACAACAGTAGTCCAAGTTTAGAAG TTAATGGAAAATCTACTAACGGAAAGAAATCAGGAAGCTGCCCTATGCATTCAAATGCCGTTTGCTTTCCTCAAGATGTTTGCTACAACCATTATTCAG AAACAGGATCCAGGAATGTGATGGAAATCAAACCACACGCCAATGGACAGATGATGTCTGAACCTGAAATGGCTCTTCCACTGGTGACTGTTCCCACTTCGGACTTCAATAAAGAAAACGGGGTGATGTGGTCGTCTTCTCCTGACCGCCTAGAGCTGCCCCAGAAACCTTTGCACCAATCGAACAGCTCCGACTCTCCTTGCGTCTCAGAATCTGGTTCTGACATTTTCAGCAAGCGGGAGGTCATACAAAAGCTGAGGCAGCAGCTGAAGAGAAGAGATGACATGATACTAGAAATGCAAGATCAAATTGCAGAAGTGCAATCCTCTCTTGCTGCACAGGTTTCACATTCTTCGCACCTGCAATCTCTTCTAGATGCTGCAAACAGGGATTTGTTTGAATCAGAACGGGAAGTACAGAGACTACGGAAGGCAATAGCAGATCACTGTGTCGGACATGTCAACTCAGGTGAGAAACTCCCTACTGTTCCCATTTGGCCAGCTGAAGCAATGAATGGCCATGTAAACGGATGCCTAGAAGTCAAAAACAATATGGAGTCTCCAGAGAAGGGGAGAGATGGGGAAAGGATTGATATGTTGAGGAGGCAAGTGAGTGAGTTGAAAGAATTGAATGAAGGAAAAGACTACTTGCTGCAAAGCTACAAGGAGCATAACTCGGAGCTTGCAATCAAGATCAAGGAGTTGCAGAACAGATTGGATTCTCAACTTCCAAATATTTTGTAG
- the LOC121807054 gene encoding uncharacterized protein LOC121807054 isoform X2, with translation MPEKLLVCTSLALAMKPRSTEAPRRSRHVQGEGPNWILIAGSALLSTLSVRLGYKLKQVLDAKQLDNSSPSLEVNGKSTNGKKSGSCPMHSNAVCFPQDVCYNHYSGSRNVMEIKPHANGQMMSEPEMALPLVTVPTSDFNKENGVMWSSSPDRLELPQKPLHQSNSSDSPCVSESGSDIFSKREVIQKLRQQLKRRDDMILEMQDQIAEVQSSLAAQVSHSSHLQSLLDAANRDLFESEREVQRLRKAIADHCVGHVNSGEKLPTVPIWPAEAMNGHVNGCLEVKNNMESPEKGRDGERIDMLRRQVSELKELNEGKDYLLQSYKEHNSELAIKIKELQNRLDSQLPNIL, from the exons ATGCCAGAGAAGCTTTTGGTCTGCACTTCTTTAGCTTTAGCAATGAAGCCAAGATCCACTGAGGCACCTCGGAGGTCAAGACATGTTCAGGGGGAGGGACCAAATTGGATCCTTATTGCAGGGAGTGCACTGCTTAGTACATTGTCAGTTCGCCTCGGATATAAGCTAAAGCAGGTCCTTGATGCTAAACAACTGGACAACAGTAGTCCAAGTTTAGAAG TTAATGGAAAATCTACTAACGGAAAGAAATCAGGAAGCTGCCCTATGCATTCAAATGCCGTTTGCTTTCCTCAAGATGTTTGCTACAACCATTATTCAG GATCCAGGAATGTGATGGAAATCAAACCACACGCCAATGGACAGATGATGTCTGAACCTGAAATGGCTCTTCCACTGGTGACTGTTCCCACTTCGGACTTCAATAAAGAAAACGGGGTGATGTGGTCGTCTTCTCCTGACCGCCTAGAGCTGCCCCAGAAACCTTTGCACCAATCGAACAGCTCCGACTCTCCTTGCGTCTCAGAATCTGGTTCTGACATTTTCAGCAAGCGGGAGGTCATACAAAAGCTGAGGCAGCAGCTGAAGAGAAGAGATGACATGATACTAGAAATGCAAGATCAAATTGCAGAAGTGCAATCCTCTCTTGCTGCACAGGTTTCACATTCTTCGCACCTGCAATCTCTTCTAGATGCTGCAAACAGGGATTTGTTTGAATCAGAACGGGAAGTACAGAGACTACGGAAGGCAATAGCAGATCACTGTGTCGGACATGTCAACTCAGGTGAGAAACTCCCTACTGTTCCCATTTGGCCAGCTGAAGCAATGAATGGCCATGTAAACGGATGCCTAGAAGTCAAAAACAATATGGAGTCTCCAGAGAAGGGGAGAGATGGGGAAAGGATTGATATGTTGAGGAGGCAAGTGAGTGAGTTGAAAGAATTGAATGAAGGAAAAGACTACTTGCTGCAAAGCTACAAGGAGCATAACTCGGAGCTTGCAATCAAGATCAAGGAGTTGCAGAACAGATTGGATTCTCAACTTCCAAATATTTTGTAG
- the LOC121807054 gene encoding uncharacterized protein LOC121807054 isoform X3 encodes MKPRSTEAPRRSRHVQGEGPNWILIAGSALLSTLSVRLGYKLKQVLDAKQLDNSSPSLEVNGKSTNGKKSGSCPMHSNAVCFPQDVCYNHYSETGSRNVMEIKPHANGQMMSEPEMALPLVTVPTSDFNKENGVMWSSSPDRLELPQKPLHQSNSSDSPCVSESGSDIFSKREVIQKLRQQLKRRDDMILEMQDQIAEVQSSLAAQVSHSSHLQSLLDAANRDLFESEREVQRLRKAIADHCVGHVNSGEKLPTVPIWPAEAMNGHVNGCLEVKNNMESPEKGRDGERIDMLRRQVSELKELNEGKDYLLQSYKEHNSELAIKIKELQNRLDSQLPNIL; translated from the exons ATGAAGCCAAGATCCACTGAGGCACCTCGGAGGTCAAGACATGTTCAGGGGGAGGGACCAAATTGGATCCTTATTGCAGGGAGTGCACTGCTTAGTACATTGTCAGTTCGCCTCGGATATAAGCTAAAGCAGGTCCTTGATGCTAAACAACTGGACAACAGTAGTCCAAGTTTAGAAG TTAATGGAAAATCTACTAACGGAAAGAAATCAGGAAGCTGCCCTATGCATTCAAATGCCGTTTGCTTTCCTCAAGATGTTTGCTACAACCATTATTCAG AAACAGGATCCAGGAATGTGATGGAAATCAAACCACACGCCAATGGACAGATGATGTCTGAACCTGAAATGGCTCTTCCACTGGTGACTGTTCCCACTTCGGACTTCAATAAAGAAAACGGGGTGATGTGGTCGTCTTCTCCTGACCGCCTAGAGCTGCCCCAGAAACCTTTGCACCAATCGAACAGCTCCGACTCTCCTTGCGTCTCAGAATCTGGTTCTGACATTTTCAGCAAGCGGGAGGTCATACAAAAGCTGAGGCAGCAGCTGAAGAGAAGAGATGACATGATACTAGAAATGCAAGATCAAATTGCAGAAGTGCAATCCTCTCTTGCTGCACAGGTTTCACATTCTTCGCACCTGCAATCTCTTCTAGATGCTGCAAACAGGGATTTGTTTGAATCAGAACGGGAAGTACAGAGACTACGGAAGGCAATAGCAGATCACTGTGTCGGACATGTCAACTCAGGTGAGAAACTCCCTACTGTTCCCATTTGGCCAGCTGAAGCAATGAATGGCCATGTAAACGGATGCCTAGAAGTCAAAAACAATATGGAGTCTCCAGAGAAGGGGAGAGATGGGGAAAGGATTGATATGTTGAGGAGGCAAGTGAGTGAGTTGAAAGAATTGAATGAAGGAAAAGACTACTTGCTGCAAAGCTACAAGGAGCATAACTCGGAGCTTGCAATCAAGATCAAGGAGTTGCAGAACAGATTGGATTCTCAACTTCCAAATATTTTGTAG